Below is a window of Planctomicrobium piriforme DNA.
AAACGGAGTCGAAACACTAGCCCATGTCGTCTCGATCGCGATTCCCTGTGAAACGATTCGAGAAGAAGTCGCCGGCGAAGTGAAATACCACTTCCTGTGCAATGGAAAAGTGGTCTGGGACGGTCAGAACGCCAAGGTCGTCGCCAGTTAACGAGACAATGCTCAAGTGTGGAACAGCTTGCATGAACTCGACAATTTTACTCGTGAATCCCGAAATGTCGGACATGGCTCCCCTGGTGCGGTGCGCTCCCATGCAGGGCATCGGGAGCCTGTCCGGCCGGGTTTTGGTGAACGGTCGCCCGCCGTCGCCAGGCACGGTGCGATTGTGCGTGGCCCTGGCCAATCCGTCTGATTCAACTGCCGTCAAACCCGAGGCGGTTGCCGCCGCCTCGGGTGCCGCGTGCGTGGTGGATCGCACCGGCCGGTTCCAGATTCATCCCCTGTTCACCGCAACCTACCGCGTGTTTTTCATGCTCTCGGCGGATGTGTTCGCCGTGAATGAGATCGCCGGCTATGGCAACCCTGCCAACTCGCCGTTCGATGTCATCGTGAATCCAGGCACCAATGTGCGCGAGTTTCACTTATGGATCGATACTGCTCGAAAGCCGTTACCCGCTCGAACTTCAACCGAAAGCTCGACTGCCAAACGTGCATGAGACTGAAGTGAGTCTGACTCCACCGCGCTGGCGGAGTCGGAATGTTGAGAATGTAAGGAAGGCAAGCATGCCTGCACTGGAACCGACAACTGCCGCGACCGCCAGCAACGTGCTGACCGTAAAAAATAACCCACGCCCCTCCAGTTTTCCGCGTACCCCCTGTCTGAAAGGGCGCCTGACAATCAACGGCCAGCCGCCAAAACCAGGCAGCGTGCAGATCTCCATTACCCCTGTCACTGAACTGACCGCCGGACTGTGCGGCGAAGTGAAGATGGGAGCCATCGCCCAGGGATCGACCACCACAGATGCCGATGGCAACTACTTGTTAAAGAACCTGCTTAAGACCAGATACAAGGTCTTTGTTACCCCGCTCGATGAAAGCCTCGCGACATTGCAACAGCTTTCCTGCGGCAGCGAAGCAACCACCCCGTTCAACGTCACCGTATTGCCCGGTTTTAACGTTTTCGATCTCCAGATCACATCAGCCCGCATTGACCAGCAGGCTCAACGGTCTGCTTAATCTCAGCCGCCTGTCGCGTCGACAGGCACGCCCTCTCGGAGATGCTCCCGCCTCCGAGAGGGAGAACCATTTTTGCCGCCAAGGGAGCAACGCGGGCCGCCGCCGTAGACTGATTCCTGGACTTCCAACTGACCCCATCGGAACTTTCCGCCAAATGATTATGAAGCAGACTTCCGCAGCGATTCAGCAGTCGATCCCGTTCCTTGAAGCCGTACGCGAACGGATCGGAAAGGTGATTATCGGGCAGGACGTGGTTGTCGAACGGGCGCTCATCGCGCTCCTTTCGTCCGGCCATTTGCTGCTGCAAGGGGTGCCCGGCCTCGCGAAGACGCTGCTGGTGTCGACCTTGTCGAAGGCGATTCACCTGCAGTTTGCCCGTGTGCAGTTCACCGTCGACCTGTTGCCGTCGGACATCCTGGGTTCGCAGATACTCGACAGCCGTACGAACTCCTTCACGACCATCAAGGGACCGGTCTTTACAAACCTGCTCCTTGCGGACGAAATCAACCGTGCCGCTCCCAAAGTGCAAAGCGCATTGCTCGAAGCCATGCAGGAACGCCGCGTCACGATTGGAGGCGAAACCTTTTCGCTGCCGACTCCGTTCCTCGTGATCGCCACGCAGAACCCGGTCGAACAGGCCGGGACGTTCGAGTTGCCGGAAGCACAACTCGACCGCTTCATGCTCTGCCACCGGCTGCAATACCCGACCCCATCCGAAGAGAAGGAAGTGCTGCGACGTAACGCCGCCCTGGGGATTCGCCGCGAAGGGGCAGGGGCCGTTGCCAAGACCGAATTCGATTCCATCGACGAAGGCCCCATCGGCGGCCCGGATGATCTCGTCGCCGCCATGGAAGCCGTCCATCATGTGCATGTCAGCGAAACCTTCATCGACCATGTCGTCGAGCTGGTGAATCGCACCCGTATGCATCCCGCGCTGGAATTCGGGGCCAGCCCTCGTGCCGGGATCGCACTGGTTCGCGCTTCCCGCGCCCGGGCGGTGATTCACGGTCGTGACTTTGTGATTCCGGACGATCTGTACTCGTTGGCTGAAGACGTGCTGCTGCATCGTATTCGCCTCAAGTACGAAGCCCTGGCCGACGGCCTCACTGGCGAAGAAGTGTTGCGCGAGATGCTGGCGGAGTTTGGCGGGCCGGCTCCGGTGGCCGCCCGCGTCGCCGTTTATTGAACTGAAGGTCGCATGCGTTCGATGCCAGGATGGCGTCGGCGATGACTGCCTGAAGGGAGCTATGGAGAGCTCCCGGTCAGGTTGCAATGGCCGAATTGAAAATCATGACAAAGCCTGCAGGCTACATTGAAGACCATCGCGTACTCGACACGCGGCAGTTCAAAATTGCCGTGCGACGTCTTGCCGACAGTCTGGGATACGGCACCGACCGTTCTCCGTTCGTCGGCAGCGGAATCGACTACGTTCAGTCGCGAACTTACGAACCGGGCGACGCCGTCAAAACGATTGACTGGCGCATCACCGCCCGTACCGGCAAGCCGCACGTCAAACAGTACGAAACACCGCGTCGGGTGCCGGTCTGGCTGCTGGTCGATACGTCGGCCTCAATGACCATCGGCATGGGGAAGACCAACAAGTACGAAACCGCGGTCTTTCTGGCCGGCGGCATCGCACTCTCGTCCCTCGATCGCATGAGCCCCGTCGGCGTGCTCGGTGTTGGCGAACGCCGTCTCCGCGTTCCACCCACGCTGGCGCGGCCGCAAATCATGGGCTGGCTGCATCAGTTGCGCCGGTTCGAGTTCGGCGAACGAACGCGGCTCTCGGCCGAACTTTCTCAGTTGTCCGCCCAGTTACCGGAACGGTCACTGATTTTCGTACTGTCCGACCTGCATGACGCCGATGCCGTCGCGATGCTCAAACGGGTCGCAGCACGGCACGAAACGGTCGTCCTCCAGTTACGAGACCCCGCCTCGCGACCCATGCCGGGCACGGGCTTTCTGCGGGCGAAGGAAGCAGAAACCGGTCGGGCGTTCATCTCCCATCGGCACTCAGCGCCCGACCTCATGCATGAAGATCTGCGTCGGGCCGGGGTCGATCATCTGTTGATCGATGTGGATGTGCCTTACGTCGGACGGTTGCGTCAGTTTCTGTTCAGTCGCGGTCAGCTCGGTCGGGGAGGCCGCTAATGAAACAGTGCATCCCTGTTCAATCCTTGTGGCAATCTCTGGTCATCTGCCTGGCATTTGCCTTCAGCGTCTTCGCGGAAGAGCCGGTCAAAGATTCGACAGTCGGACTCGCCGGTCGAGTCACGATCATCTCGCAGCGCGACGATCTCATCGCCATGACGCCTGAGCAGTCCGGCAAGCCGGTCCGTATTCGCGTTGTGAACAAAACCAAAGCCGACGCCGGCTGGAAGTACGACGTCGAGTATGTCGCCCTGAAGCCGGGCGAGTATGACATTGCCACGCTGTTGGTCGACGCCAGCGGTGAACGCGACACTGCCATCGCAGCGAATAACGTCACTGTCGGTGAACTGCTGAATAAAGATACTCCGCTCAAAGTCAGCGATACCGATCCGGTCGGAATGTCGTCGCACAGTTGGTATCGCTTGCTGATCGTGGGCCTGACCGTCCTCTGGCTGGCGGCAGGCGTCTGGCTGTGGAAACTCTTCCCGGACAAGAAACGCGTTTCCACGAAGGACATGACCGAAGAAACACTCCGCGAGTACGTCACGCGAGCCTTGACTGCCGCTTCCGCCGGACAGTTGACTCGAGAACAGTATGCGGTCGTCGAGCGAATGGTACTGACCTATTGGCAGGACCGGCTGGGACTGCAGAAGGCGAGCGTCGATGAAATGCTGGCGGCGCTCAAGATGCATCCCCAGGCCGGCCCGATGCTGTGGTCGCTTGAATCGTTACATCGTCCCGGTGCGCCGGCGCAGATTCCCGCTGCCAACGTGCTGGGCACGCTCAAACTGACTGGCGAGAGAGAAACCCCTGTCTCGACCTTTTCGGAGGGGCTCTAATGTTTGCTTACCCCTGGCTGCTGGTGCTGCTGGTCTTGCCGGTCTGGATGATTCACTGGGTCTGGACCCGGCGCGGCGGACGAGTTTCGCTTCCGCATGACTACGTTGCTCCGTCTTCTCGCAGGAGTTGGGCATGGGCGATTCACCTGGCGGAATCACTGCCGGCCGTCTTGCTTGCCGTCGGGATCATCGTACTGGCGAATCCGCTCCGCTTCGGCCAGCCGGTCGACAAGCGTCAGCTCACCAACATCGAAATTCTGGTCGACGTCTCCGGCAGTATGGCCTTCCCGATGGGCAACGAACGCCGGTACGACGTGGCCATGCGAGCACTGAACCAGTTTCTCGAAATGCGTCAGGGAGACGCCTTCGGACTGACGTTCTTTGGGATCGAAGCGCTGCATTGGGTGCCGATCACGACCGATGTTTCAGCCATCCGGCTCGCGGCTCCTTTCATGGACCCCCAAACCGTCCCGCCCCGCTTCGGCGGCACGATGATCGGCAATGCCCTCTTGAAGTGCCGTGACCAGTTCAACAACTGCCCGACGGGAGATCGCATGGCCCTGCTGATCTCGGACGGCCAGTCTGGCGACTTCATGCAAAACGACAACGACGTCGTGGTGGCCGAGCAGATGAAAGAAGCCGGCATCAAGGTGTTCACGATTCACATCGGCGAGGGAGATGTTCCGCTCAGTATCAGAACAGTGGCCCGCATCACCGGCGGGATGGCCTTCGCAGCCTCGGATACGGAATCGCTCAAGGAAGTCTTCAAACAGATTGACGCGATGAAGCGGATGGAACTGGAACGCCAGAATCCCGAAATGCAGGACAATTATTTCGTCGCCGCCACGGTCGGATTGGCCGCTGTGTTGCTCAGCCTGATGACTGCCTTTGGATTGAGGTACACGCCATGGTAATGCTTCCTGTCAGCCTGGCGGTCGCGGTCTGCGTTTTGGCAACGCTCGCCGAAATGGTGCATCAGCGTCGCGTGCAAAGGGTCTCCGGGCTGGTGTTCGGCCCGCATCGCGGACTCTCAGTCGCTGCGCGCCTCGCCCCGGTTTTGCGAGTGGTCTCGCTGACTGCCGTGACCTGGGGATTGACTGTCCTCATCCTGTTGCCACCCAAAGCCCACGGGCTTGTCGAACTGCCCAAAGAGCAGCGACAGAATCTGATCATCGCCCTCGACGTTTCCCCCAGTATGCGAGCCGTCGACGCGGGACAGAAGCACGACATCTCCCGGATGCGGCGTGCGGCAGAGGCCATCGAATCGATCTTCAGCCGGTCTACCATGGAAGGCATGACGGTGTCGGTCGTCGCGTTTTACACCAAAGCGAAGCCGGTAGTGGTCCAGTCGACCGACATGGAAGTCATTCGACATGTCACCAACGACCTTCCGCTGCATTACATGTTCGACTCCGGCAAAACGAACATTCTCGCAGGCATCGAAACCAGCGCTCAATTGGCGAAGAACTGGCCACTCAACAGCACCACGTTGCTCGTCATTACCGATGGCGACACCGTCCCGTCGACCGAACTGCCCCTGTTCCCCCCCAGCATCAAGGATCTGTTGCTGATTGGAGTCGGCGACCCGAATAACGGAACCCGCGTGAACAGCGAACTCACGCGTCAGAATGTCGACGCCCTGCGTCAGGTGGCGATGCGGTATCAGGGGAACTACCACAACGCGAACGAACAGAACCTGCCGACCACCTTGCTGAACGATCTGGCGATCAGTTCGCGGCGCTCCAAACGCAGTCAATTTTCAATGAAGGACTGGGCGCTGCTGTGCGTTGGCGCCGGCAGCCTGATGTCTGCCGCTGTCCCGCTGGGATTGGCCCTGTTCGGCACCCGCTGGCGGCCTGGCACGACAGACGTCGCCCGCACGGCGGTGAAGCGGACCTCCGAAAGATATTCACTGAAGAATGTGGCCAGTTAATACGGCAACGGATGCGGGCGAGCGGTTCCCGTCGAGCCGTTCAGAAGAATTGACCATTCACGTCACAAGGAAAAGTGAGTCGCACACATGCTCAGAAACCTTTTGCTCGCCGCCTGGCTGATGACCCCGATCGGGGGCTATTTGTGCCAGCAGTATGCCGCTCCGGAACTCATCAAGTCGAATCAGGCCTCCGCCGCGTTTTCGCAAGCCTCCATGCTGACTCAGCAGGAAGACTGGGAGAGCGCTGTCGCCGTGCTGCTCGAAACCCAGGCCCTGGTGCCGGAAAAAGACGTTCGCACCCAGAACCAACTGAAACTCGAAATCGCCAAGCTCTATCTGCGGCAGGGCATGCTGGATGACGCCCGCGACGCCTTGGTGAACCTGGGCGACAAACTGGCAACATCGACCAGCGAACAGGCCCCGGATCAGTTCCGCCGCGAATACCAACGGGTCATGGCGAACACCGACTTTTACACCGCCTGGCAACTGCGGGTGCAGGGCGAAGTCCGCGATACCTGGGAGCCGGTCCTCGATGGCGCCCGGCAGTCGTTCCGCCAGCTCGCGGAAACCGCGAACACCGATGCCGAACGTACGTCTCGTGCAGAAGACAACGAGTCGGCCATTCGCCTGGCGTTTCTGGATGACGAAGACCTCATCGGCACTCCGTTCCCCAAGAAGTGCCAGTGCAAAAGCAAGTGCAAGAATCCGAGCAAGAAG
It encodes the following:
- a CDS encoding AAA family ATPase, coding for MIMKQTSAAIQQSIPFLEAVRERIGKVIIGQDVVVERALIALLSSGHLLLQGVPGLAKTLLVSTLSKAIHLQFARVQFTVDLLPSDILGSQILDSRTNSFTTIKGPVFTNLLLADEINRAAPKVQSALLEAMQERRVTIGGETFSLPTPFLVIATQNPVEQAGTFELPEAQLDRFMLCHRLQYPTPSEEKEVLRRNAALGIRREGAGAVAKTEFDSIDEGPIGGPDDLVAAMEAVHHVHVSETFIDHVVELVNRTRMHPALEFGASPRAGIALVRASRARAVIHGRDFVIPDDLYSLAEDVLLHRIRLKYEALADGLTGEEVLREMLAEFGGPAPVAARVAVY
- a CDS encoding DUF58 domain-containing protein, translating into MTKPAGYIEDHRVLDTRQFKIAVRRLADSLGYGTDRSPFVGSGIDYVQSRTYEPGDAVKTIDWRITARTGKPHVKQYETPRRVPVWLLVDTSASMTIGMGKTNKYETAVFLAGGIALSSLDRMSPVGVLGVGERRLRVPPTLARPQIMGWLHQLRRFEFGERTRLSAELSQLSAQLPERSLIFVLSDLHDADAVAMLKRVAARHETVVLQLRDPASRPMPGTGFLRAKEAETGRAFISHRHSAPDLMHEDLRRAGVDHLLIDVDVPYVGRLRQFLFSRGQLGRGGR
- a CDS encoding vWA domain-containing protein translates to MFAYPWLLVLLVLPVWMIHWVWTRRGGRVSLPHDYVAPSSRRSWAWAIHLAESLPAVLLAVGIIVLANPLRFGQPVDKRQLTNIEILVDVSGSMAFPMGNERRYDVAMRALNQFLEMRQGDAFGLTFFGIEALHWVPITTDVSAIRLAAPFMDPQTVPPRFGGTMIGNALLKCRDQFNNCPTGDRMALLISDGQSGDFMQNDNDVVVAEQMKEAGIKVFTIHIGEGDVPLSIRTVARITGGMAFAASDTESLKEVFKQIDAMKRMELERQNPEMQDNYFVAATVGLAAVLLSLMTAFGLRYTPW
- a CDS encoding vWA domain-containing protein, which translates into the protein MVMLPVSLAVAVCVLATLAEMVHQRRVQRVSGLVFGPHRGLSVAARLAPVLRVVSLTAVTWGLTVLILLPPKAHGLVELPKEQRQNLIIALDVSPSMRAVDAGQKHDISRMRRAAEAIESIFSRSTMEGMTVSVVAFYTKAKPVVVQSTDMEVIRHVTNDLPLHYMFDSGKTNILAGIETSAQLAKNWPLNSTTLLVITDGDTVPSTELPLFPPSIKDLLLIGVGDPNNGTRVNSELTRQNVDALRQVAMRYQGNYHNANEQNLPTTLLNDLAISSRRSKRSQFSMKDWALLCVGAGSLMSAAVPLGLALFGTRWRPGTTDVARTAVKRTSERYSLKNVAS